One part of the Denticeps clupeoides chromosome 8, fDenClu1.1, whole genome shotgun sequence genome encodes these proteins:
- the LOC114795557 gene encoding protein bicaudal C homolog 1-like isoform X2, which translates to MAALQTEPTFSGERTADAAAPLSEAVADPVWTEERFPVDRKKLELLLLASKDGTSGGEDFIQKVMGETNTHISWPSKLKIGSKSKKDPHVKISGTWEQVKEAKEKIMSVLDTKSNRVTLKMDVSHTEHSYVIGKGGNNIRQVIEETACHVHFPDSNRNNQAEKSNQVSIAGQVEGVEAARLKIRELLPLVLMFEVPPLVQTDPNSPTVQRICQTYNVSVSFRPPSRLYRVTAVVRGSQRNVDAIQRGTAVLLEHLTGSMASTVAVRTQLDVGPPHHLFMIGRSAKNISLQTGAQIHFPVPSISHRKSSVYIEGRIQAVCLARQQLMGCLPLVLIFDVMDDVEPQCINVLREQLDVFVTIKSKPRQSSKTAIVRSVERNAVNMYVARKILLGLQKCGGTSNGHTSSSNNHTPSPTALISPVDSDILASAGLGLSTLGLLSPGTAAGLNCPTLNSTPNVSNASVRPPTSSPSLWSRTLSGTQYFSSALMRHPEASLLLSGAQLYGQDTSSPSPELTNSHAPHAGSVYRRLSSASLADVALSPAHCDPAQPADVLSRKPGSDEGSDTFVEVGMPRSPSHSANGSELKQMLVSCKMSSQKRPSVKLQYSECMLSEVDSGVSETPVADKRAPGSERAAERAAQQNCERIKVVPQTPVQMFDYEQKKLLETKAMLKKPVVTEVRTPASTWSGLGFSKSMPAETIKELWRANHVTYKPSVSTMYKGSTLSLSRSGSQESVENGSYSDSWREHGKTSPASLISSMRKQNKAEELYLSSNNYMDCISSVSSSSRFSLSSSLKISDLQVLFSTLGLGKYTDIFRQQEIDLQMFLSLTDQDLKELGITTFGARRKMLLAISELNKNQWKLFDPLNSPSSILEGGASGRGELHAACPCPLNISPPPALPVWDCGKP; encoded by the exons GTGATGGGTgagaccaacacacacatttcttggCCGTCCAAACTGAAGATAGGATCAAAGTCAAAaaaag ATCCTCACGTTAAGATCAGTGGTACGTGGGAGCAGGTGAAGGAGGCCAAAGAAAAGATCATGTCTGTCCTCGACACGAAG agtAACAGGGTCACTCTGAAGATGGACGTGTCCCACACAGAGCACTCATATGTCATTGGGAAGGGTGGGAACAACATCAGGCAGGTGATTGAGGAGACTGCCTGCCACGTCCATTTTCCTGACTCCAACCGCAACAACCAGGCAGAGAAGAGCAACCAG GTGTCCATCGCCGGCCAGGTGGAAGGAGTGGAGGCCGCCAGGCTGAAAATCCGG GAGCTGTTGCCTCTGGTTCTGATGTTCGAGGTCCCCCCCCTGGTGCAGACGGACCCAAATTCTCCCACGGTGCAGCGCATCTGTCAGACCTACAACGTCTCTGTCTCGTTTAGGCCTCCCTCACGTCTCTACAGAGTTACTGCGGTGGTGCGTGGCTCCCAAAGAAACGTGGACGCCATCCAG AGAGGTACAGCGGTGCTTCTGGAACACCTGACTGGCTCCATGGCGAGTACGGTGGCGGTTCGCACTCAGCTGGACGTCGGCCCCCCGCACCACCTCTTCATGATTGGACGAAGTGCAAAGAACATCAGCCTGCAAACCGGAGCTCAGATCCACTTCCCTGTACCCAGCATCTCTCACAGGAAGTCCAGTGTGTACATTGAGGGCCGCATCCAGGCTGTGTGTCTTGCCCGGCAGCAACTTATG ggcTGTCTGCCACTGGTGTTGATATTTGATGTGATGGACGATGTGGAGCCTCAGTGCATCAATGTTCTGCGGGAACAGCTAGATGTCTTCGTCACCATCAAATCCAAACCCAGACAATCCAGCAAG ACAGCCATTGTGAGGAGTGTGGAGAGAAACGCTGTCAACATGTACGTGGCCCGGAAGATTCTTCTGGGTCTGCAGAAATGTGGTGGTACCTCTAATGGCCACACCTCCAGCTCCAATAACCACACTCCCTCTCCGACCGCTCTCATCTCTCCTGTTGACTCTGACATCCTGGCCTCGGCTGGCCTGGGGCTAAGCACTCTGG GACTCTTGAGTCCAGGAACAGCAGCAGGTCTGAATTGCCCCACACTGAACTCAACCCCAAATGTGTCCAACGCCTCCGTCAGGCCCCCAACCTCCAGTCCTTCCCTGTGGAGCAGAACACTGTCTGGTACACAGT ATTTTTCTTCTGCTCTGATGCGCCACCCAGAGGCCAGTCTGTTGTTGTCTGGTGCTCAGTTGTATGGGCAGGACACCTCCTCTCCTTCCCCTGAGCTCACCAACAGCCACGCCCCG cATGCTGGATCAGTGTACCGACGGTTGTCTTCTGCTTCATTGGCTGATGTGGCCCTCAGTCCTGCCCACTGTGACCCTGCCCAGCCAGCTGATGTACTGTCCAGAAAACCTGGCTCTGATGAGG GGTCGGACACCTTTGTTGAAGTGGGGATGCCCAGAAGCCCCTCTCATTCGGCCAATGGGAGCGAGCTGAAGCAGATGCTGGTTTCCTGTAAAATGTCGTCGCAGAAGCGTCCATCTGTCAAACTCCAGTA ttcagAATGCATGCTGTCAGAAGTTGACTCTGGTGTATCAGAGACCCCTGTGGCGGACAAACGGGCACCTGGCAGTGAGCGGGCAGCGGAGCGGGCAGCACAGCAGAACTGTGAGAGGATCAAAGTGGTACCACAGACTCCAGTACAG ATGTTTGATTACGAGCAGAAGAAGCTGCTGGAGACCAAAG caaTGCTGAAGAAACCAGTGGTGACTGAAGTGCGGACGCCAGCTAGCACATGGAGTGGGTTGGGTTTTTCGAAATCCATGCCAGCAGAGACCATCAAGGAGCTTTGGCGAGCCAATCATGTCACATACAAACCCAGTGTGAGCACAATGTACAAG GGCTCTACTCTCTCACTGTCTCGCTCAGGAAGTCAGGAAAGTGTGGAAAATGGCAGTTACTCTGACAGCTGGCGGGAGCATGGCAAGACCTCCCCAGCATCCCTCATCAGCTCTATGAGGAAGCAGAACAAAGCTG AAGAACTGTACCTGAGCAGCAATAATTATATGGACTGCATCTCATcagtgagcagcagcagcaggttctcTCTGAGCTCATCACTGAAGATCTCTGATCTTCAGGTGCTCTTCAGCACGCTAGGTCTGGGAAAATACACAGACATCTTCCGGCAGCAGGAG ATCGACCTGCAGATGTTTCTCAGCCTCACTGACCAGGATCTGAAGGAGCTTGGCATCACAACCTTTGGTGCACGGAGGAAAATGCTGCTTGCCATCTCAg aactaaataaaaatcagtGGAAACTCTTTGATCCACTCAACAGTCCTTCATCCATCCTGGAGGGTGGGGCCAGTGGGCGTGGTGAGTTACATGCAGCCTGTCCCTGCCCCCTGAACATCTCACCCCCACCAGCTCTGCCTGTCTGGGACTGTGGCAAGCCATAA
- the LOC114795557 gene encoding protein bicaudal C homolog 1-like isoform X5: MAALQTEPTFSGERTADAAAPLSEAVADPVWTEERFPVDRKKLELLLLAASKDGTSGGEDFIQKVMGETNTHISWPSKLKIGSKSKKDPHVKISGTWEQVKEAKEKIMSVLDTKSNRVTLKMDVSHTEHSYVIGKGGNNIRQVIEETACHVHFPDSNRNNQAEKSNQVSIAGQVEGVEAARLKIRELLPLVLMFEVPPLVQTDPNSPTVQRICQTYNVSVSFRPPSRLYRVTAVVRGSQRNVDAIQRGTAVLLEHLTGSMASTVAVRTQLDVGPPHHLFMIGRSAKNISLQTGAQIHFPVPSISHRKSSVYIEGRIQAVCLARQQLMGCLPLVLIFDVMDDVEPQCINVLREQLDVFVTIKSKPRQSSKTAIVRSVERNAVNMYVARKILLGLQKCGGTSNGHTSSSNNHTPSPTALISPVDSDILASAGLGLSTLGLLSPGTAAGLNCPTLNSTPNVSNASVRPPTSSPSLWSRTLSGTQYFSSALMRHPEASLLLSGAQLYGQDTSSPSPELTNSHAPHAGSVYRRLSSASLADVALSPAHCDPAQPADVLSRKPGSDEGSDTFVEVGMPRSPSHSANGSELKQMLVSCKMSSQKRPSVKLQYSECMLSEVDSGVSETPVADKRAPGSERAAERAAQQNCERIKVVPQTPVQMFDYEQKKLLETKAMLKKPVVTEVRTPASTWSGLGFSKSMPAETIKELWRANHVTYKPSVSTMYKGSTLSLSRSGSQESVENGSYSDSWREHGKTSPASLISSMRKQNKAEELYLSSNNYMDCISSVSSSSRFSLSSSLKISDLQVLFSTLGLGKYTDIFRQQEIDLQMFLSLTDQDLKELGITTFGARRKMLLAISVLHPSWRVGPVGVVSYMQPVPAP; the protein is encoded by the exons GTGATGGGTgagaccaacacacacatttcttggCCGTCCAAACTGAAGATAGGATCAAAGTCAAAaaaag ATCCTCACGTTAAGATCAGTGGTACGTGGGAGCAGGTGAAGGAGGCCAAAGAAAAGATCATGTCTGTCCTCGACACGAAG agtAACAGGGTCACTCTGAAGATGGACGTGTCCCACACAGAGCACTCATATGTCATTGGGAAGGGTGGGAACAACATCAGGCAGGTGATTGAGGAGACTGCCTGCCACGTCCATTTTCCTGACTCCAACCGCAACAACCAGGCAGAGAAGAGCAACCAG GTGTCCATCGCCGGCCAGGTGGAAGGAGTGGAGGCCGCCAGGCTGAAAATCCGG GAGCTGTTGCCTCTGGTTCTGATGTTCGAGGTCCCCCCCCTGGTGCAGACGGACCCAAATTCTCCCACGGTGCAGCGCATCTGTCAGACCTACAACGTCTCTGTCTCGTTTAGGCCTCCCTCACGTCTCTACAGAGTTACTGCGGTGGTGCGTGGCTCCCAAAGAAACGTGGACGCCATCCAG AGAGGTACAGCGGTGCTTCTGGAACACCTGACTGGCTCCATGGCGAGTACGGTGGCGGTTCGCACTCAGCTGGACGTCGGCCCCCCGCACCACCTCTTCATGATTGGACGAAGTGCAAAGAACATCAGCCTGCAAACCGGAGCTCAGATCCACTTCCCTGTACCCAGCATCTCTCACAGGAAGTCCAGTGTGTACATTGAGGGCCGCATCCAGGCTGTGTGTCTTGCCCGGCAGCAACTTATG ggcTGTCTGCCACTGGTGTTGATATTTGATGTGATGGACGATGTGGAGCCTCAGTGCATCAATGTTCTGCGGGAACAGCTAGATGTCTTCGTCACCATCAAATCCAAACCCAGACAATCCAGCAAG ACAGCCATTGTGAGGAGTGTGGAGAGAAACGCTGTCAACATGTACGTGGCCCGGAAGATTCTTCTGGGTCTGCAGAAATGTGGTGGTACCTCTAATGGCCACACCTCCAGCTCCAATAACCACACTCCCTCTCCGACCGCTCTCATCTCTCCTGTTGACTCTGACATCCTGGCCTCGGCTGGCCTGGGGCTAAGCACTCTGG GACTCTTGAGTCCAGGAACAGCAGCAGGTCTGAATTGCCCCACACTGAACTCAACCCCAAATGTGTCCAACGCCTCCGTCAGGCCCCCAACCTCCAGTCCTTCCCTGTGGAGCAGAACACTGTCTGGTACACAGT ATTTTTCTTCTGCTCTGATGCGCCACCCAGAGGCCAGTCTGTTGTTGTCTGGTGCTCAGTTGTATGGGCAGGACACCTCCTCTCCTTCCCCTGAGCTCACCAACAGCCACGCCCCG cATGCTGGATCAGTGTACCGACGGTTGTCTTCTGCTTCATTGGCTGATGTGGCCCTCAGTCCTGCCCACTGTGACCCTGCCCAGCCAGCTGATGTACTGTCCAGAAAACCTGGCTCTGATGAGG GGTCGGACACCTTTGTTGAAGTGGGGATGCCCAGAAGCCCCTCTCATTCGGCCAATGGGAGCGAGCTGAAGCAGATGCTGGTTTCCTGTAAAATGTCGTCGCAGAAGCGTCCATCTGTCAAACTCCAGTA ttcagAATGCATGCTGTCAGAAGTTGACTCTGGTGTATCAGAGACCCCTGTGGCGGACAAACGGGCACCTGGCAGTGAGCGGGCAGCGGAGCGGGCAGCACAGCAGAACTGTGAGAGGATCAAAGTGGTACCACAGACTCCAGTACAG ATGTTTGATTACGAGCAGAAGAAGCTGCTGGAGACCAAAG caaTGCTGAAGAAACCAGTGGTGACTGAAGTGCGGACGCCAGCTAGCACATGGAGTGGGTTGGGTTTTTCGAAATCCATGCCAGCAGAGACCATCAAGGAGCTTTGGCGAGCCAATCATGTCACATACAAACCCAGTGTGAGCACAATGTACAAG GGCTCTACTCTCTCACTGTCTCGCTCAGGAAGTCAGGAAAGTGTGGAAAATGGCAGTTACTCTGACAGCTGGCGGGAGCATGGCAAGACCTCCCCAGCATCCCTCATCAGCTCTATGAGGAAGCAGAACAAAGCTG AAGAACTGTACCTGAGCAGCAATAATTATATGGACTGCATCTCATcagtgagcagcagcagcaggttctcTCTGAGCTCATCACTGAAGATCTCTGATCTTCAGGTGCTCTTCAGCACGCTAGGTCTGGGAAAATACACAGACATCTTCCGGCAGCAGGAG ATCGACCTGCAGATGTTTCTCAGCCTCACTGACCAGGATCTGAAGGAGCTTGGCATCACAACCTTTGGTGCACGGAGGAAAATGCTGCTTGCCATCTCAg TCCTTCATCCATCCTGGAGGGTGGGGCCAGTGGGCGTGGTGAGTTACATGCAGCCTGTCCCTGCCCCCTGA
- the LOC114795557 gene encoding protein bicaudal C homolog 1-like isoform X7, which yields MAALQTEPTFSGERTADAAAPLSEAVADPVWTEERFPVDRKKLELLLLAASKDGTSGGEDFIQKVMGETNTHISWPSKLKIGSKSKKDPHVKISGTWEQVKEAKEKIMSVLDTKSNRVTLKMDVSHTEHSYVIGKGGNNIRQVIEETACHVHFPDSNRNNQAEKSNQVSIAGQVEGVEAARLKIRELLPLVLMFEVPPLVQTDPNSPTVQRICQTYNVSVSFRPPSRLYRVTAVVRGSQRNVDAIQRGTAVLLEHLTGSMASTVAVRTQLDVGPPHHLFMIGRSAKNISLQTGAQIHFPVPSISHRKSSVYIEGRIQAVCLARQQLMGCLPLVLIFDVMDDVEPQCINVLREQLDVFVTIKSKPRQSSKTAIVRSVERNAVNMYVARKILLGLQKCGGTSNGHTSSSNNHTPSPTALISPVDSDILASAGLGLSTLGLLSPGTAAGLNCPTLNSTPNVSNASVRPPTSSPSLWSRTLSGTQYFSSALMRHPEASLLLSGAQLYGQDTSSPSPELTNSHAPHAGSVYRRLSSASLADVALSPAHCDPAQPADVLSRKPGSDEGSDTFVEVGMPRSPSHSANGSELKQMLVSCKMSSQKRPSVKLQYSECMLSEVDSGVSETPVADKRAPGSERAAERAAQQNCERIKVVPQTPVQMFDYEQKKLLETKAMLKKPVVTEVRTPASTWSGLGFSKSMPAETIKELWRANHVTYKPSVSTMYKEVRKVWKMAVTLTAGGSMARPPQHPSSAL from the exons GTGATGGGTgagaccaacacacacatttcttggCCGTCCAAACTGAAGATAGGATCAAAGTCAAAaaaag ATCCTCACGTTAAGATCAGTGGTACGTGGGAGCAGGTGAAGGAGGCCAAAGAAAAGATCATGTCTGTCCTCGACACGAAG agtAACAGGGTCACTCTGAAGATGGACGTGTCCCACACAGAGCACTCATATGTCATTGGGAAGGGTGGGAACAACATCAGGCAGGTGATTGAGGAGACTGCCTGCCACGTCCATTTTCCTGACTCCAACCGCAACAACCAGGCAGAGAAGAGCAACCAG GTGTCCATCGCCGGCCAGGTGGAAGGAGTGGAGGCCGCCAGGCTGAAAATCCGG GAGCTGTTGCCTCTGGTTCTGATGTTCGAGGTCCCCCCCCTGGTGCAGACGGACCCAAATTCTCCCACGGTGCAGCGCATCTGTCAGACCTACAACGTCTCTGTCTCGTTTAGGCCTCCCTCACGTCTCTACAGAGTTACTGCGGTGGTGCGTGGCTCCCAAAGAAACGTGGACGCCATCCAG AGAGGTACAGCGGTGCTTCTGGAACACCTGACTGGCTCCATGGCGAGTACGGTGGCGGTTCGCACTCAGCTGGACGTCGGCCCCCCGCACCACCTCTTCATGATTGGACGAAGTGCAAAGAACATCAGCCTGCAAACCGGAGCTCAGATCCACTTCCCTGTACCCAGCATCTCTCACAGGAAGTCCAGTGTGTACATTGAGGGCCGCATCCAGGCTGTGTGTCTTGCCCGGCAGCAACTTATG ggcTGTCTGCCACTGGTGTTGATATTTGATGTGATGGACGATGTGGAGCCTCAGTGCATCAATGTTCTGCGGGAACAGCTAGATGTCTTCGTCACCATCAAATCCAAACCCAGACAATCCAGCAAG ACAGCCATTGTGAGGAGTGTGGAGAGAAACGCTGTCAACATGTACGTGGCCCGGAAGATTCTTCTGGGTCTGCAGAAATGTGGTGGTACCTCTAATGGCCACACCTCCAGCTCCAATAACCACACTCCCTCTCCGACCGCTCTCATCTCTCCTGTTGACTCTGACATCCTGGCCTCGGCTGGCCTGGGGCTAAGCACTCTGG GACTCTTGAGTCCAGGAACAGCAGCAGGTCTGAATTGCCCCACACTGAACTCAACCCCAAATGTGTCCAACGCCTCCGTCAGGCCCCCAACCTCCAGTCCTTCCCTGTGGAGCAGAACACTGTCTGGTACACAGT ATTTTTCTTCTGCTCTGATGCGCCACCCAGAGGCCAGTCTGTTGTTGTCTGGTGCTCAGTTGTATGGGCAGGACACCTCCTCTCCTTCCCCTGAGCTCACCAACAGCCACGCCCCG cATGCTGGATCAGTGTACCGACGGTTGTCTTCTGCTTCATTGGCTGATGTGGCCCTCAGTCCTGCCCACTGTGACCCTGCCCAGCCAGCTGATGTACTGTCCAGAAAACCTGGCTCTGATGAGG GGTCGGACACCTTTGTTGAAGTGGGGATGCCCAGAAGCCCCTCTCATTCGGCCAATGGGAGCGAGCTGAAGCAGATGCTGGTTTCCTGTAAAATGTCGTCGCAGAAGCGTCCATCTGTCAAACTCCAGTA ttcagAATGCATGCTGTCAGAAGTTGACTCTGGTGTATCAGAGACCCCTGTGGCGGACAAACGGGCACCTGGCAGTGAGCGGGCAGCGGAGCGGGCAGCACAGCAGAACTGTGAGAGGATCAAAGTGGTACCACAGACTCCAGTACAG ATGTTTGATTACGAGCAGAAGAAGCTGCTGGAGACCAAAG caaTGCTGAAGAAACCAGTGGTGACTGAAGTGCGGACGCCAGCTAGCACATGGAGTGGGTTGGGTTTTTCGAAATCCATGCCAGCAGAGACCATCAAGGAGCTTTGGCGAGCCAATCATGTCACATACAAACCCAGTGTGAGCACAATGTACAAG GAAGTCAGGAAAGTGTGGAAAATGGCAGTTACTCTGACAGCTGGCGGGAGCATGGCAAGACCTCCCCAGCATCCCTCATCAGCTCTATGA